A portion of the Fulvia fulva chromosome 1, complete sequence genome contains these proteins:
- a CDS encoding 2,5-dichloro-2,5-cyclohexadiene-1,4-diol dehydrogenase has protein sequence MAVNNEGRGRLAGKNAIITGAAGGIGLETTILFLCEGANVMMTDISEPALEKAIAKAKELVPNATGKIATSKVDVSKEADVKAVVEKLDPWGGLDIIFNNAGIMHADDADAVDTSEKIWDFTMDINVKGVWFGSKHAVLAFRKNKKTKGSVINTASIVALVGSATPQLAYTASKGAVLAMTRELAIVHAREGFRFNALCPAPLNTPLLQDWLGDDQAKRHRREVHFPSGRFGEAIEQAQAVLFLASDESSFVNGTDFVVDGGMTKAYVTPEGPATQPPKNLAR, from the exons AT GGCTGTCAACAACGAAGGTCGAGGACGACTAGCAGGCAAGAATGCTATCATTACCGGCGCAGCAGG AGGCATTGGTCTGGAAACGACCATCCTTTTCCTGTGCGAGGGTGCTAATGTCATGATGACTGACATCTCGGAGCCTGCACTGGAAAAGGCCATTGCAAAGGCTAAGGAACTTGTACCCAACGCAACTGGCAAAATCGCCACCTCCAAGGTTGATGTATCCAAGGAGGCCGATGTCAAAGCTGTGGTCGAGAAGCTGGACCCTTGGGGCGGCTTGGACATCATCTTCAACAATGCCGGTATCATGCACGCTGATGACGCAG ACGCAGTTGACACATCGGAGAAGATCTGGGACTTCACTATGGACATCAACGTCAAGGGTGTGTGGTTTGGCAGCAAGCACGCTGTTCTCGCATTCCGCAAGAACAAGAAGACCAAGGGCAGTGTCATCAACACTGCCTCCATCGTCGCGCTAGTTGGCTCTGCCACTCCACAATTGGCATACACGGCATCCAAGGGTGCTGTTCTAGCCATGACCCGCGAGCTGGCCATTGTTCACGCTCGCGAGGGCTTCCGATTCAACGCACTCTGCCCGGCTCCCCTCAACACACCACTGCTTCAAGACTGGCTGGGCGATGATCAGGCCAAGCGCCACCGCCGTGAAGTGCACTTCCCCAGTGGACGCTTCGGAGAGGCCATCGAGCAAGCACAGGCTGTCTTGTTTCTGGCTAGCGACGAGAGCAGCTTCGTCAACGGCACGGACTTTGTTGTCGATGGAGGCATGACCAAGGCTTATGTCACACCTGAAGGACCTGCTACCCAGCCACCCAAGAACTTGgcccggtaa
- a CDS encoding Disulfide-bond oxidoreductase yields the protein MSNIHLYTTQTPNGIKISITLEELGLPYEFTKIDISKNTQKEQWFLDINPNGRIPALTDTFTDGKPIRVFESGSIMQYLVERYDKDHKISFPAGTREHVEMTSWIFFMNSGVGPMQGQANHFTRYAPEHIEYGVNRYQNETRRLYGVLDTHLKDNNYEYLVDNKLTIADIAHWGWVSAAGWAGINIEEFPNLKAWEERLWSRPALQKGANVPDPYRMKELLADKDAMEKHAAASKAWIQQGMKDDAKK from the exons ATGTCTAACATTCATCTTTACACAACTCAGACGCCCAATGGCATCAAGATCTCCATCACACTCGAGGAGCTAGG CTTGCCTTACGAGTTCACCAAGATTGACATCTCGAAGAACACCCAGAAAGAGCAGTGGTTCCTGGACA TCAATCCCAATGGACGCATTCCAGCTTTGACTGACACCTTCACTGACGGAAAGCCCATTAGAGTTTTCGAAAGCGGAAGTATCA TGCAGTACCTTGTCGAAAGATATGACAAGGACCACAAAATCAGCTTTCCGGCAGGAACACGAGAGCACGTAGAG ATGACTAGCTGGATCTTTTTTATGAACAGCGGTGTTGGTCCGATGCAGGGGCAAGCCAACCATTTTACCCGT TACGCTCCAGAACACATAGAGTATGGCGTCAACAGGTACCAGAACGAGACTCGACGATTATATGGCGTTCTGGACACGCATCTAAAGGACAACAACTATGAGTATCTCGTTGATAACAAGCTAACGATTGCCGACATTGCCCACTG GGGCTGGGTTAGTGCCGCAGGTTGGGCAGGCATCAACATCGAGGAGTTCCCAAATCTCAAGGCTTGGGAGGAACGGCTTTGGTCGAGACCGGCATTGCAGAAGG GAGCCAACGTTCCCGATCCATACAGGATGAAGGAGCTGCTAGCTGACAAAGACGCGATGGAAAAGCATGCAGCAGCGAGCAAGGCTTGGATTCAGCAGGGCATGAAGGATGACGCTAAGAAATAG
- a CDS encoding DNA repair protein rhp51, with protein sequence MASEDDQTQTGYEDGLAGGPGAPTPLSGLEGISGLTKRDIQLFVDAGYNTVESVAYTPKKVLETIKGVSEQKATKILTEASKLVPMGFTTATEMHQRRSELISITTGSKQLDTLLAGGIETGSITELFGEFRTGKSQICHTLAVTCQLPFDMGGGEGKCLYIDTEGTFRPVRLLSVADRFGLSGEEVLDNVAYARAYNSDHQLQLLNQAAQMMTETRFSLLIVDSATSLYRTDFMGRGELSNRQTHLAKFMRILQRLADEFGIAVVITNQVVAQVDGGPSAMFNPDPKKPIGGNIIAHASTTRLSLKKGRGETRVCKIYDSPCLPESDCLFAITEAGINDPAPKDLEKD encoded by the exons ATGGCATCAGAAGACGACCAGACACAGACGGGATACGAGGATGGTCTGGCGGGCGGTCCAGGAGCACCGACGCCCCTGTCTGGCCTCGAG GGCATCTCAGGCCTTACAAAGCGAGACATCCAGCTATTCGTCGATGCTGGCTACAACACAGTCGAGAGCGTCGCATACAC ACCGAAGAAGGTGCTCGAGACGATCAAGGGTGTGTCAGAGCAGAAGGCCACCAAAATTCTCACCGAAGCATCGAAGCTTGTGCCTATGGGCTTCACGACCGCCACCGAAATGCACCAACGACGATCAGAGCTCATCTCCATTACGACCGGCTCGAAGCAGCTCGACACCCTCCTGGCAGGCGGAATCGAAACCGGCAGCATAACAGAGCTCTTTGGAGAGTTCAGGACGGGAAAGAGTCAGATTTGTCATACCCTCGCCGTGACATGCCAGCTGCCATTCGACATGGGCGGTGGCGAGGGAAAGTGTCTGTACATCGACACGGAGGGTACCTTTCGGCCTGTGCGATTGCTGTCTGTGGCTGATCGCTTTGGCTTGTCTGGCGAGGAGGTACTGGACAATGTGGCCTACGCACGCGCATACAACTCGGATCATCAGCTGCAGCTGCTGAATCAAGCCGCGCAGATGATGACCGAGACCCGCTTCTCGCTCCTCATCGTGGACAGTGCCACATCCCTATATCGAACGGACTTCATGGGTCGTGGTGAGCTATCGAATCGCCAGACACATCTTGCCAAGTTCATGCGTATCCTGCAACGACTTGCAGATGAGTTCGGTATCGCTGTTGTGATTACCAACCAGGTAGTGGCACAAGTAGACGGAGGTCCATCAGCTATGTTCAATCCAGATCCGAAGAAGCCAATTGGAGGCAACATCATCGCCCATGCTTCAACAACTCGCCTGTCGCTCAAGAAAGGCCGAGGCGAGACGCGTGTCTGCAAGATCTACGATTCACCTTGCCTGCCAGAATCGGACTGCCTGTTCGCAATCACGGAGGCTGGCATCAACGATCCAGCACCAAAGGACCTTGAGAAGGACTGA